GAAGTACTTTTTCCATTTCCAGAGTCACCCAAAAACAACATGGCTTCTTCACCATTACTAATAGCTGAAGCATGAAATACTCCCAACCATTTATCTTCTGGCTTTTGATGGATTAGTTCTACAATTTTCATAGAAAATTTACCTTGAAAATAATGTACTTCACTAATACTCCATATTCCAACATTTTCTCCATCAATAAGAAAGCTTATAAAATTACTATTACTATAAACTTTAAAGTGATGTTGAACAACATCAGATGATTCGATTTCTAAATGAGCAAATTTAGGGTGTACAAGATAAAGCTCATATTCAGAAGCAAAATCAATTCTAAAAACAACTTGATTGATTTGGTAGAAAATAGATTTTAAAAACTCCATTGGTTCTTCAATGGAAGCAATTGTTTCATCTGTATAAATTTCAGAAGGAAGCATCAATAAGGAAACATCCTCTATTAATTTACTAAGTTCACCATCTGGAATATGAATTTTGTTGGAAATAATGTGGTGTATTTCTTCTTTTGAGATGTTATCTTTTAAACAAGAAAGAATTTCACTAACAATAGGTTCAATGACCAAATATTCATTGGAATCTTCAAACCAAACCACTGATTTATTTTCAATACTTTTAATAATCATAATGTGTAAAAATAGCAAAACCTCGAATGACTCGAGGTTTTGTTTGTAGATATTTTTAGTTTATTAAAATCCTCCACCTGGTGTATCTGGAAGTGGACTTTGAGCTTGTGCTTTTTGTGGATTTAAAATCATATAGGTTCCTAGTGCTGTTAAGGCCGCATATTTACTATAATTTCCTATTTTTTTTAAAGCTTCTTTACGTGTGATATTATCGTTATTGTTTATATTTTTTTCCATGATGTTTCGTGTTTTAGTCTAAAATGATCTTTTTAGTTGTTTTCCCTTTATTTGAGTTTATTTCAACAACATATACCCCTGTAGTTAAGGAAGGTATATCTAAAGTTGAAACACCATCTGAATCAAAATCTTTTCTGATAACTTCTTTACCAAGTATTGAGTAAACTTTTAAAGAAGCTTTGTTTTGTTGTACTCCTACAATAGTTAATGTGTTAGGAGCAGACTTGTAAACACTTACATCTATAGTAGATAAATCTAAAGGAGCATCTAATTTTAAAGATGTTATATGTAAATAAAATTGCCCAATACCGTTTGCATCTTCATTAAGTGTTATTTTATAAGATGTGTCTGACAAATTGGTAAATTCATTATTTTTACGATCTTCTAAGTACACATAGAATGTATCTGAAAGGTTTTCAGAAGTAATGCTAAATTCAATTTCTTTACCAGCTTTTGCATTTAAACCTACAGGAATCACAGAACGATTCATGTCGTTTTTAGGTAATGATTGTATTGCATAGTTAACTCCGTCATTATCTGATACCAGTTGCGAGTATACAGCAAAATTATTTGTAGTACCACTAAACATCTTACCATCATAACCATTATCGAAACCTTTAGTAGTACCATCAATAAAGTAAAATTTAGTTTTACTGGTTTCTTTATTTGCAGAAATGTTTAAGTGAATTTCTGACTTTGAGTTAGACTTTTGAAAAGTATCTGTGGTTTCGTGACTTAAATCAGCTGTTTGAAAAGTTACGCTACCTCCAGTACCACATTCTACAAAGAAAGCTTGTCCTGGCGCGATTTTAAAATCATCTGCAGTAACTTTAGTTTCATAACTACCTGTAGCTTGATTCCATACCCATAAAGTTTGAGAAGTTAATAAACCTGAGTTATCTGGTAAAAATCCACCCGTACCACTATTTAAAAACGCAGTAAATGGATTCCCCACTAAATTAAATCCAGTTGTTCCAATAGATATTGATCTTGTTACATTAGAGTTATGTACAGTTCCTGTGAAAGCTAAATTACCAGCAGCAGCTAGTTTAATAGAATATCCTTGTCCATTATTCAAAGTCCCTGAAGAACTTGTAGTTTGATATATCCATCTTGAACCCGCAGCTTGTGTGTTATCATAAGGAGCTAATCCAATTCTTCCCGCAACAGAACCTGAAGCAAAATTATTATTGGTTCTTAAGTCTGTAATGCTTTCTCCAGAAACAGGAGAAGATACGAGGTACCAGTTGGTAGTTCCAATACTTCTTGTATATGTGGTAGGTCCTGTGACCGAAGCTGTGGCTATTAAAGAAGCTCCAGAAGCAATACTTATAGAGTTTACGGTAACTGAACTTGAAATAGTAGGGTAATTGGTTAAACCATTTGGAATTGTGACATCTGTACCAGATGTAGGAACAGCCCCAGTACTCCAATTGGCTACATTATTCCAGTCGTTACTAGAAGCTCCACTCCATGTGGCAACATCTGAAAATGCAGTTCCATTGAAAGAGGTGGGAACACCTGTAGGAAAAGTAAAGGCTCCAGTAGTCCAGTTTGCAGGATTATTAATCATTGCTGCACAATCTCCTAAGGAAGAGTTACATGTTGTAGACCCAGAATAGTATCCTAAGTTAGATGTTACAATAGCAGTACTTCCATCTGTTAATCCCGTACCTGATAATGTAGCTAAAGGTGGAG
The sequence above is a segment of the Tenacibaculum sp. 190130A14a genome. Coding sequences within it:
- a CDS encoding T9SS type A sorting domain-containing protein, translated to MKIKTTTVVIKPLCVLLLLFLVNGKLCAQNNNGTIDAAGDIAIVAFNKLTSPTSKSDYAFLLLDDCTAGTSIIFDDEEWTGAGFNSQTSEGNNTWTNSTGSTISAGTVIQVSSGNDSPTANIGAVVETNGGFNLAAGDQLFAYLGTTTGTTRSATTFLTFYGGFGSTPPLATLSGTGLTDGSTAIVTSNLGYYSGSTTCNSSLGDCAAMINNPANWTTGAFTFPTGVPTSFNGTAFSDVATWSGASSNDWNNVANWSTGAVPTSGTDVTIPNGLTNYPTISSSVTVNSISIASGASLIATASVTGPTTYTRSIGTTNWYLVSSPVSGESITDLRTNNNFASGSVAGRIGLAPYDNTQAAGSRWIYQTTSSSGTLNNGQGYSIKLAAAGNLAFTGTVHNSNVTRSISIGTTGFNLVGNPFTAFLNSGTGGFLPDNSGLLTSQTLWVWNQATGSYETKVTADDFKIAPGQAFFVECGTGGSVTFQTADLSHETTDTFQKSNSKSEIHLNISANKETSKTKFYFIDGTTKGFDNGYDGKMFSGTTNNFAVYSQLVSDNDGVNYAIQSLPKNDMNRSVIPVGLNAKAGKEIEFSITSENLSDTFYVYLEDRKNNEFTNLSDTSYKITLNEDANGIGQFYLHITSLKLDAPLDLSTIDVSVYKSAPNTLTIVGVQQNKASLKVYSILGKEVIRKDFDSDGVSTLDIPSLTTGVYVVEINSNKGKTTKKIILD